The genome window ATATCCCCTTTTTCAATAACTGTATTTCCATGAGGAATAATAGTATCCCCTCCCCTTTCTATTGTTACTATGATTGAATCTTCTGGAAGCTCTATTTCCATTATAGGTCTTCCAATCCAATGGTGATTATTTGGTATTTTTACTTGTATAAGCTCCATATCTGAATCATCTACATAGTCGTTAAAAGTTTTAAGTACATTTTCTCCTGAATCCACAAGATCCAGCTTTTTGGCTATGAAAGGAAGAAGTGTACCTTGAAGCAATACCGATAAAATAGCAAGTACAAATACTACATGAAATATATCATAGCTTATAGAATTATTATTAACTATTACAAATATTGCAAATACAATAGAAGCTGCCCCTCTAAGTCCAGCCCACATAACAAGAATCTGTTTTTTTAATGAAACTTTAAATGGCGTTAATATGGAAAATACTGCTATAGGTCTTGCCACAAATGTTACAAATAATGCTACATATATAGCTGTAGGAGCCACATTGAATATTCTTGAAGGAAATGATAAAAGTCCTAACAAGAAAAATAGTACCATCTGCATAAGTCCTGTAACTCCGTCAAAGAAATGAACCAAAGTAACTTTATTCTTAATCTTGGTATTTCCTAATACTATTCCAACTATATAAACTGTTAAATATCCGTTTCCGCCTATAGTAGAAGAAAGAGAATATGAAAGAAGTGCCACTGCTAATGTGAATATGGTATCTAATCCGTTTACAGGAAATTTAAATTTCCTAAGCATATTATAAGCTAAAAACGATACTAATGCGGCAACTATTAAAGCAAAAACTATCTGAGCAAAAACCATATATAAAATAGAAAGAGGACTAGCTAAAGTTCTTCCTATAAGTCCAAGAAATATAACTGTAAGCATATAAGACATAGGGTCATTACTTCCGCTTTCAAGCTCAAGCAATGAAGCAAGTCCATCTTTAAGGTTCAAATTTCTAGAACGAAGTATTGAAAATACAGATGCCGCATCCGTTGAACCTATAACAGAACCTATTAAAAAACTTTCAAAAAAATTGAATTTAAGAACATAATAACATAAGGCACCTGTTATCATAGATGTTATAAATGTACCTATAAAAGATAAAAGAAATGCCTTATTTGCAACGGGTTTTGCCGCCTTCCAATTAGTACCAAATCCGCCGTAAAACATTATAAATATCAATGTTATAGTACATAATTGTTCAGCAACTCTATAATCGTCGAACTGTATTTTTAAAAGCCCGTCAGTACCAAATATCATACCTAAAACTAGAAAAAGCAAAAGAGACGGCACTCCAACCTTAGTTGAAATTTTACTCACTATTATGCAAAGAATAATAA of Brachyspira hampsonii contains these proteins:
- a CDS encoding potassium/proton antiporter, whose product is MNISILLSSIIIILCIIVSKISTKVGVPSLLLFLVLGMIFGTDGLLKIQFDDYRVAEQLCTITLIFIMFYGGFGTNWKAAKPVANKAFLLSFIGTFITSMITGALCYYVLKFNFFESFLIGSVIGSTDAASVFSILRSRNLNLKDGLASLLELESGSNDPMSYMLTVIFLGLIGRTLASPLSILYMVFAQIVFALIVAALVSFLAYNMLRKFKFPVNGLDTIFTLAVALLSYSLSSTIGGNGYLTVYIVGIVLGNTKIKNKVTLVHFFDGVTGLMQMVLFFLLGLLSFPSRIFNVAPTAIYVALFVTFVARPIAVFSILTPFKVSLKKQILVMWAGLRGAASIVFAIFVIVNNNSISYDIFHVVFVLAILSVLLQGTLLPFIAKKLDLVDSGENVLKTFNDYVDDSDMELIQVKIPNNHHWIGRPIMEIELPEDSIIVTIERGGDTIIPHGNTVIEKGDIVILNAKRTKYYDMSLREVNINSKHPWKNKELKDLNLPKNNLVVMIKREGGNVIPRGNTVIKDKDVVLIKDI